Genomic segment of Gigantopelta aegis isolate Gae_Host chromosome 10, Gae_host_genome, whole genome shotgun sequence:
aaaaaagaacggtattacagcgtcgccgtatccaacgagtgtgtacacgtgcccaattaagacgacttagacgatgacgttgcgttaaaacgcatccgacgtaaggatgtcgtgcatgtaaaccgttctcctgcagatgattacgaacagtttgcccactgattcggttattatgaagccaaggtgtgttagcagcagtagcagtggcagtttggaatcgattgtgcaaatgcgtgttcatgatgatatagcggtcttgaccacacGTTGTAACatcggacgtccacgacgtggcaagtcgttggtgcttcctgttgtTTGAAATCTTACTGCCTTGCAACGTTTTCTGTctacatgccagcatcaagcatgccaatcgcccgttcacataaattattgggtattgcatgctacaatgtaaaaaatgttaatttttttacaaattttgaagcgttttcgttcacttgacaacaatgtcagtaagataagtaaaacaaattgaccgaatactataCGGGACatttcgaaccatgcatgcacgtgcaaattgaatttcacgtcgACGATTaactgcaaaaataatcgataaaattcatgaatcctgataatacagctcacggctaatactacctatataatttcattacacaatgaattctttaacacaacaaatactatatgtacaaatcggaagtttatgttttttgttcagtatatatatatgtgtgtattataattttataacagcTTCTGAAGAAGTTTGGTCTAGACAACCTATACAAGGGATGTGAAGAAGCTAACGGGGAGGAATACTACGTTGAAGATGCTGATAAAGGTCCCGGGGCTTTCCGGTGTTACCTTGACGTTGGTCTGGCAAGGACGACGACAGGAGCGAGAGTATTTGGAGCTCTGAAGGGCGCTGTAGATGGAGGATTGGACATCCCACACAGGTCATTGTCACTTGGTTGTCACTGGATTTTATTATTAGTctcctactggtccaactggaggggactataggtttcatgtctgtctgtccgtttgtctgtcccacatagttttccagatgttttttacCACAataccttgagatattgagtggacatttgtgtatagctttaatcATATACTGCAGGGTTTGAactgacggcaattgccatcattcagatataaattgccataggttgGGAGCATCACTGATGGCAAAAAAGTGCCGTCTGTAAAGCTTGataatggcaaaatgtttacatctGATTATACATTagctgccagtatataacattgatacatttaaaatatgtcttcatacagcaaaataacatttggaagacaaattcttaagtttgagccatGTATATTtgtagatttaattttttacacagTTAttacccttgaatttaggagataacaaaaattattgggtcatgtattgctttagcagttctCTCGGAATGCGTGTTTTATTACTGTGTAACCATACGTTTCTTGGCCGTCTAGACAGTCATGATTCAGTTTCATTTGGAATATGTTACTTTGTTCTCATTAGTTCTAGTAGTGTTTCGTCACTTTGTAACAGATttcatgttaaaaaatattgaagtACCAAGAATTATGTGAATCAAAAAAGATAAAATGCATTGCACACCTACTTTTGGCACGTTATTGTGACAAATACATTGGCACATACAGAAAAACATTCATGATatctttttttcgttttgtttgtttttcaaaatgtaagttttattatttaaacagctCAAAACGATTTCCTGGATATGATGCTGAAACAAAGCAATACAATGCAGAAGTCCACCGCAAACACATCTATGGTCAGCATGTTGCAGACTACATGAAACTGCTCCAGGGTGAAGATGATGATGCCTACAAGAAACAGTTCGGACATTTCATCAAGAATGGAATAACATCTGAAAGTGTACGTTATTTTTTTCTAGATGATTAGGGgtgagacgtagtccagtggtaaaaagcTTGCCTCATGTGTggtaggtttgggatcgatacctgtctgtggacccattggactatttctcattcctgccagtgcactatgacttgcatcaaaggctgtggcatgtgctgtcctgtttgtgggatggtcaGGGTTCGCACAGGTGCTTGAAGTGCTTGAAAGTACTTAAATTTTGTTAAGGTATTTTCAAGGCCTTGAAAACCttgaaaaatcatatttttgtgaaaaagtCTGGAAAGTTCTTGAATTTTACTGTTGCCTCCTGAAAAAATTGGAAACCAGCCTTTTCTAgctttagtaaaaaaaaattgaatcgCTTCCGTAGGTTTATTTACGCGTCAACTCCATCTAGCAAAGTATTTACTGTTGTAAAAGATGCTTGTAATGACCTACTGAATTTTCCAAAGTGTACTTTATCGTTTTGGTTGCTAAGGAAGTCCAGCCCTACCTGTTGCATATGCAGACTGATAAACCGATGGTTCCCTTTCTCGGTGACGAATTGCACTTAACCAGTTGACACTTGAAGCagtgtataattatatgtgcAATGACAGTCGACTTTTTATTACCaggtaaatttgtttaaaacatgtttttgtgtccttaaaaaatgaatttaattacttttgaaagtccttgaattttattttctcaCACCTGTATGAACCCtagatggtgcacataaaaaatctcttactgctaatggaaaaatgtagcaagtttcctgtcggactatatttaaaaaattacaaaatgtttgatatccaatagccgatgatatatAAATCGATGTGCTGTAGTGAAGTTATTAAACTTCATGTTTTCTAGATGATTAGGCATggtgtacatttttaaaactataaattCTGGCTCAGCTTGgccacttgccaaattcacccgttcaatatttaaaaaataattggcaaaatttattttaatttgacaaaataatttctggtaattattgatatttttatttttaacagataattGATGAAATATTCTTCTCACCCAAAGCtagcttcttttgtttttctttttttaacctgTATAATAGCATTTATTTTTGGAGTAGTAGGTGTTCTGTTTTATGTAGCTATATTTGATGTCAGCTGTGAATGGTACATTTGAAAGAAGTTTGTTTACAACACAAGTCTTTTAAGGTCTGAGATGGTTTGTCTGCATCTAAAGGGAACTTGACCAggagaaattttattttatttgaaacatgtATCTTGATGGAAgatgcaatattttaatatgataaTGTTCTAAAATGCATCTCAGAGTTCTAAATACTGTCCCCAACCCTCTACTTTCCCCAACCCTCTACTTTCCCCATGCTGTCTGTTTCAAACGGGCCATATTTTTTGTTGGAAAACGATCAATTTTTTTGGCCTgctattatttaaaaagaataaCAGTGGACCTTACAAGTGtgtcttaacaatgccagaaggtaactactgaacattccccgaagtggtcagactaagcccacagctaaaacctgatggggaatggcaagcgtgtggcacagatagccacaagagacaagcacctgtcgcggttggagagacgaggactgggatgtggaggtggacagcgaaagaagttgaaagataggagtttttgctagattgggaagaaatgagatggattCAAAGGAGAAAATGGAAAGGGGGTAGtgggataataaaaataataatgacagCAAACCATCTTTTACATCCTATTTTGAGCCTGAAATGGGCAGGTATAAAAACAGTTCCCTGTAAGTTGCTGTTTGCATTTAGAAACAATAATAAAGTGTCCTTGCTGGCTACCATAACATTAACTCGTAAGTGATATTTACTGACTGCTATAATTGTCATTTTTAGTTGGAGAACATGTACAAAAAATGTCACACTGCCATCCGAGAGGATCCTGAACGTAAACCAGGACCAGAAAAGAAAGTCACCAAAAAGAGGTAAGTTTAGTAACTCCAATTtaattggttttttttgtttttttatgtagtGAAAAATTAACATGTTTATGGGCTCCAGAGAGATGATCgaaacttaatttaaaaaaaaaaattaatacactgTTTGAATAATGCTGCTGCTAGTGGTGTTGATTTCTTTATAGAAATTATGGAGATAATTTGGGAGTATATATTGTGGCTATACCAAATCTGAAGGGTGGTATGTACTTTGATGACGGCCATCACATTAAGTGAAATTGGTCAGAATATAACATAGCCATTATTAAATGTTCTGAGGTGTTCCTTTTCTTTCcaacttttaatatatttgaagaATTTTATCTTGTATAAATTCCTTTTCACTAGTTCCTtaagttttaatttaatgtttttatatttatatactcacctttgatacccaatagccaatgtgggttgggttttttttgtgctggggtgtcatcaaACATTCCTTCATGCAActtactaaaagttatttttatgtttgaattatttttaaattgtgcttTTCCTCTTTTTGTAGATGGAATCACGCCAAGTTGTCCTTAGCTCAACGCAGAGCGCGCGTGAAGCAAAAGAAAGCAGCATTTTTGAAAAAACTGGAAAGTGACGATTAAATTATATCCAGAGCTTGTATCTGTCTGACAAGAATAAAATGCCAGAAGTACATGATTGTTTGTGCTTTTATGTCGGGAGTGTTATGGAAGTTGCCCAACAATATCAAGACAACACGAGTAAGAGAGGAATGATGGAGCTTCGTTTTCAAGATTACCGTCATGCTGTTCGTTGGTGTGTCACTGGAGGTTTTTAAATGGGGAAACACAGACTGTTGACCGTCTGTCGTAGACCTTGCCGGTTAAGGGGGAGTCATTAATTACTCCCTTGAGACTTAACTCtaagagtaatttttagctcccctctttaacataaataaaaaatatatatataatgaagatCAAGTATTGATGTTCATTATCGTAATGTGTTAAACAGGGTTCCTAGCGGTCTTTCAATTGTAATAAGTGTTTAAATTCTTacaaatcatagccaaagcaaTGGTGATATTTTTTACAGCTGAAtgcagttgatattttccatttgGGTTTTAATCGatcatgatgcatgtaaaaaaagCTAAATTTGTTTGCCACTGACGGCAACGTAATcaaactgatttggtatttttatcacATTCCATTGTCTTTGACCACGGTgtaagtctttgaaaatggcaggtgAAAGGTCTTTAAGTCTGTGAACCTTGTTAAGTGGCTCACATAATCTTTTTGGAGAACAGTTTTccgggaacattttgttcagtgttGCATTGCGATTCTCTACGCAAATTTCAGAGATTACTACAGTTCTAAAACCATTTTCAATGGACTAGAAAtgtcgctaatcaagattttgaaaaaatGTTCCCTGGTCACCCCCCCACAGAGTATTGGTGAAGCATTGGGCATATTGATTTATGGTTTAACTATTTTGTATTCTAACCAGCTCTACAACCCGAGTTGCAGGCTACGGTGCATGTTGTTTCGGGAaggatatataaaaataaagatctTTGCCACTGTTCTAGAGGGGATAATTTTCCATGATGCGGATAAATCTAATTGTGTAATGTTTTTggtattatttttacaacacGAGTTTTATTTTATGCATCTAAGGAAAGACGTGAACTTGCCAAGCCTGTAGATACTGaacatgatatacatgtaaatgtacaaACCATTATTAACGAGATGTTTGGCTACACATTTGATTACACAATAGTTTATTTCCAAGTCATTTTGATGGGTAGTTcctattaaataatacattttttggcAGAATTTATCATTTgtagaaaaaactaaaattatcgctcattgtcaaataaaaacGTAAACCCCAGGATTTAGAAAAATGGAAAACTTGATTTGTTAAAATCTGAAATGGAAAATCATCTCCTAGgactattattaaacaaaatggtgGTGTGGCTTCCAATTTCTTTTATTGCCAATAGCTACTAATTGAGATTATGATAAATATTCATGAAAATTTCATTTAGCTACCCAGATAGCATACTTATGGGCAATTGCTGCAGTGTGTAATCGGTTGCCGATGCCTTCTGTGTAATGTTGTTCTATAATTTAACACACAGAACAGTGAtacagtgcttgcctgatgcacgatcgttctaggattcccgttggtgggcccatttggctatttctcgtcccagccagtgctccacaactggtgtaacaaaggctgtggtatgtactatcctgtctggtatggtgcatataaaaagatcccttgctgctaatcagaaaaaagtgtagcccatgaagtggtgacagcgggtttcctatctcaatatctgtgtggtccttaatgccaatgccatataaccataaataaaatgttgagcacattgttctataaaacatttccgtcctGTCACTGTTTAACGTATGTAGTTAGgagcagtcagtctgggatcaatcccagtcagtgaagccattgggctacttctcgtttaagccagtgcaccacgactggtatgtgctatcctgtctgtggtatggtgtatataaaagaccccttgctagtaatggaaaaaatgcAGCTGtgttcctctaagactacatgtcaaaattaccaaatgttttacatccaatagccgatgattaataaatctgctctagtggtgttgttaaacaaaactaactttatagCTAGATGTCAAGACCTAATAAAGATTATTAATAGTTGAAATGTGTATCTGcgctttttttttggggggggggggagagggagtgagtctttattttgacaaaaacagctatatgtaatatatttgaacGGTGTCTTTGTATACCAAGATATACAAATAggcaaaataatttatacaacTTTAGTATTAATACCAAGCATTGATCAACAAAACGTTTTGGTATTTGGCAATCTATCGTaacttttattcaaataaatttgTCATAAAAATTCTCTATACACTGGGCATAGTAAAAAGTGATATAAATTTTCTATAACTTGCATATTACATAATCTCTGTGGATAAAGTATACACGTACTATAATATTTACCGGTTTCACAATAAGTCTGAGAACATAATCGCAGGCtggttaacaaaatattttagtatcATGATGAAATACAAGACGCCTTTTACAACTCATTATGTTTTAGTTTTGTAATATGGAGGCGTTAATCATAGACTCCACATCGTTGTAACTATCTAGTGAGTTCAAATGGTCTCTTAAAAAAACATGTTCACAGCTCTTGGCTCTGTGACACTAACATAACATGATTTGCATGccaaaaattatacattatgGACTaaactagaaagaaatgttttatttaatgacacactgaacacattttatttacggttatatgttgtcaaacatatggttaaggaccacacagatattgagagtggaaacccgctttcgccacttcatgggctactcaaaAAGATACTTTGAGCAAACCAAGCGAAAAACACCTCAAGGGCAGCTTTAAAAGAGTTTTGGacagatgtttgagaaagtcactagtccTCACAGAAGATTTGGCTAGTGCACTATTATGctaatacatttgataatttacaCTAGCCCTGTCCAAACATTGACTAGCCGGGACCAAGGGATAGTGGATTTGTTTAACAAGCAATACAActgtaacccagtgttaaacacaaaaatagagTTACCGAAAGCAACATGtaaaatacacaatacatatGACCCATGTTGTAACACACAGGTTTCCATAACCCACTGCTAACCCAAACACAGTCTGGATGCAAACTAACATCCATATTAATCACAATAAATGTTAAAAGGTCCATTtatgaattaatttatttaaccaAAGgaatacataattatgtacattttttaatgaaatggataaaacaaatctatactttctttagaaaacattcaacaccaaaaaaacatgattaGAAATATATTCTCTTaagatatgtacatgtatatgaaaatataatcatttgttcttttaaaaaataattggcACACTAAAATGTTCATGTAatctaataattttatttacacaacTATATGACTGCCCAATAATATGAGCAGTGAATTTGCCTTCtggaaaaaaaataacatcCTAAAGTCCAAAGCACATTGTTAACTCCTACCTTTCATTACCAATAGATTTCCATCATTTTGTACAGACAAAAATCTTGgaaaaaatacaattacaatgacacagattccacatactagatgataaacaTGTCACCTGTATCAACTTCGCCGAGATCACCCAGGGCAAAaggcatgtaattttgtgcagGCTGCAATTTtgcctttttatggaatattctccaagagggtgAAAGGATGTGATGTAATCTAACTATGTCAGAAtgtgttatgatataaaagcaatcGTGACGACATTGTATTAATTACGTCAAATACTTTGGAGGTTCCACTCCTCTTCAAGAGTATTacataaaaaaagtaaaatggctGACGGCAAAAAAATGCAtgctttttgtcctaggagatctcGGCGAAGATGTTTATCTTCTTGTTTGAGGAATTTGcatcattgtaatggttttttcacgatttctgtctggacaaaatgtgagtaaaGCTAGGAGAATAATTTCTTAACTTGTTAACAATGTAGTTTGGACTTTAGTGCTGGATTCACACCCTACTTGTGGTTCTCACCCAAATGCATTTTAtaggttaactttaaaataaatatgttaactGTTACCAACATGGCTTAAATCTATTTCACTGTACTGTCTGTTTgcatcaaaagggaaccgatgaattggcatgtaattttataacaaataaagttaaaatggaTATACAACCCAATTgttgttttaaacccatacaaaCTCaagtaacattaaaaatatatatatattaattctaaATAAAAGTTTGCATACCCAGGATAAATCTTTTCTGACACAGGTATGAAGTCAACTAACGGAACAGCCAAACTAAAGCATGCACATTTCTACCTTTAGTTTCTATTACTTTACTGACAAGGCAAGTGAAGCGGCATACATTAGATGTtccaccattttgtttttactcctGTATTAAAAAggagatttaatttatattcTGCGATCGTAGTTTAtttacaaagaaatgttttcataaaaactatgaattttgttttcatgtaagtGCTGCCAAACATCTTGAAAAATATGTtccaaactttattaaaaaacaaggaTATCATTATTCATATATGACGCCATGCCTGATAATTTTCTGCATGTACTCTACCCAGCTGCACAGGAAAATCGCACAAACTATATCACTATTCAAGGGAGTTAACTCAattgtcttctcttttttttcaattaccaatgaaagtaatttcaatacaagattttcaataatgttcataAAATTGACtaatttattgaaaatgaaaacaaacttcACATTATCTCCTGattttgactacaacttggcaaacATTGCTTTTGtctgttttaactttactttattcaacagctcagttagtagagctgggcagtatacagtatatactGTTCGTTattggtatcatgtcaatagCCATTTACCCTACCAAGCAAATCTAAGAATACTgaaattttgtattgaaaaatattttacaccacttagtaaagcactaacaatatatctgacgaacacaaaatagctgaaaagaagagagatgagggccttgtgtatggaatttaattttattcagatgaaattagcgggtgagacTTAACttgggcatgcatttaaagctgagTATACTAATACCGGTATTGTATCAATAGAGAATGCCGTACTGATACaaaggtaaatcacccccaaaatactgaTACTGAACCTAAAATTTCAATACTGGCCAGCTCTATCAGATAGGATGTGTCAACAATTCAGTTAGGATGAATAAGATCACTACGCTGACTTCTCTGTGACCAACCACCAcctattaacccactgtccttgacagacagtcCACACAGCTGGGGGGTGTACCCACGACAATATACTTCAACTCTAACTGGATACATGTTTGgaatatattaacaaaagagaaaataacaattattgctggaaaatgatgaactgtTTGTTGTGACATTTTTAGCAATCCGGttaaagaattttttaaaacatttttgaaaggTTAGCTTTgttacttaaaaataatttggccAGTTACAGTTTCATTCACAAAGTCTCAAGTTACAATAAAAAGGAATGCTTAAGAGCCTGTTGTTGAAAAGTTTGAAAGAATATTATTCACAGAAATAAAgtaatatactagtatgtttAAAACATCTTGTCATGGCCATGAATACagtattttaataaatcaagtTAACTGaactaatataatacaaatcAGTCAAGTTACTGAACACAAGCAACAGATACACATAATATTCATAATCGGATGTCTTCATTATTCATGCTTTATGCAAAGTTGgttcttattattaatataattatgtagatATGTACTGTATTTAAATACTAAGAAACAcaatttcaaataaatgtatataatgaaactataaaaatattactgaaacaaatatttgtaaattttgttactgtactatattaatataaatcacTTTAAAACCGTTTGCCATTTTCTTATTTCTACCTTAGCTTGTAATGCAATAGTGAATATATAAGGATTAGAAAAtgataaatgcaaaaaaaatgtatgtccAAAACATATCTTTATGTAAGAACTGTAGTTTATATGTTCGCAGAATAAACTGACAGAAGTAAATGGGTTACAATTATCAGAATGTATTCAAATAATGTAAACGTAACAACTGACTGGTGAGGTAGAAGAATGGACGGATTTTAATCAGTTATAGAACATTCCCGACTCAgtcattttaacaattaaaattacatactgattacatttataacataagtatctgtatatttaatgtgcaaCGTCCAGACCCAGTGATTTTCTGCGATCATGGAAAATAGACGTAATTTGTggaattcccattgtgaaacggaatttacatttggaaacggAATTAAACAGTGTACGTAGCTGTAGGACAATTATGCTTAATTAATATAGTTTGTGACCTTTGCCCCTCGTGCAATTTTCGCTACTAACATGTACTTTGATTTAACaacaaatagcaatgcattgTTACCATATCGCTTTCTATGAAGTTGGCTGGTTGTTCAAGtcattacaattataatatGCACCAGAAGAATCATGAATGAATAACATTTTCTCCATTAATTTGTCTGAACGTGTGTtagttaataaattgttaattacatattgtattcTGAAATTCTGAATTGACCCAAaacatgaaacggaaaatcCCTGGGTTTAAACTTCACGTGAAACAACAATCAGTTATGGTGTGAACATTATgttctaaaattaaatttgaatacTTCAGAAGCACCAGAACGTGTTTCACATATCTTTTTGTAACTCGGCTATACACAAATATTATTCTCTCACAACCAAACAATCCGTTACACAGGTCAAATTCACTTGAATGTATTTActgttacctaagattttgaaatattggcCCCTGCAATCCTTCCAACATCAAAGTGATAACAAAGTTTgactgtttatattttttatggAGCTGATGAAAGAGTAAATCACATTACTGAATACTCCATTAAAAAAATCTCAAAATACACTGTGAAAATTTAATTGTTCCAATTTTCACAATCTAGATATATTCCTATCATACTAATTCTATATACAGCATCACAGAATTTCCATCCATCACTTTGAAAAGTCCCGACTATATTTCAGCTTTCACAAGGAGAGGCAAGCGATGACTCTAGCTTCTCTCCACTCACCTGGAAAGTTTTAGGATTGGCAAATTGATTGCCATGTAAtagattttcaaaacattttacttcAAACTGCGTATGATTGCTCTACTAGCACTATTTTATGGGAACCATCTTCAGCTCCCCTTGATTTTGCTCACAGCCAAAACGGCATTTAGAATATTAAACAGATCCAACAAACTCAAATCAGTTCCTAATTTCACTACACCACTGAGTTGTCTGTCAACAGATCTTAGTGTTTTTctctagaaatttggcaagatATGGTAGACTAAACCCTTTTGGggtattttcaccattttcacaTAGggcaatttattttttcattaaagacataaaaagaaataattgaaataaaagtaaatgtaattaatgcGATTGCttcaataaatgaatgacaaaaataaaatttgtatatatatgtatcattgATTAATAATGCATTTCTCAATGTTTTAT
This window contains:
- the LOC121383060 gene encoding 60S ribosomal protein L5-A-like, whose protein sequence is MGFVKVVKNKAYFKRFQVKFRRRREGRTDYFARKRLVFQEKNKYNTPKYRLIVRFTNKDITCQIAYARIEGDVVVMAAYAHELSHYGVKVGLTNYAAAYCTGLLLARRLLKKFGLDNLYKGCEEANGEEYYVEDADKGPGAFRCYLDVGLARTTTGARVFGALKGAVDGGLDIPHSSKRFPGYDAETKQYNAEVHRKHIYGQHVADYMKLLQGEDDDAYKKQFGHFIKNGITSESLENMYKKCHTAIREDPERKPGPEKKVTKKRWNHAKLSLAQRRARVKQKKAAFLKKLESDD